In one window of uncultured Acetobacteroides sp. DNA:
- a CDS encoding head GIN domain-containing protein, producing MRRALLVLTILTLPIYLFASEVTSKTIKLPAFNRIAIVGSYKIRMVQTSNPALTISGQASIVERINVSVRDGLLMVEMPKQRDRRMRLKSAEIPTLHLSFRSINNLFIDGSANITSPRPLKFENLELMLKGASKLGVALVCSNLTIETSGAAYLKIKGTSRTFVLRMKGSGMFDGYNLVTEKAKVIIEGTGKARINAQERLSGSISVFGTLFYKGNPIVDVSKNFGIVKQIP from the coding sequence ATGAGAAGAGCCCTCCTCGTTCTTACCATTTTGACTCTTCCGATATACCTGTTTGCCTCGGAAGTCACCAGCAAGACTATTAAGTTACCCGCTTTCAACCGGATTGCCATTGTAGGCAGCTACAAGATCCGCATGGTCCAAACAAGCAATCCAGCCCTCACCATTAGCGGTCAAGCATCAATTGTAGAACGGATAAACGTATCCGTCCGCGACGGGTTGCTTATGGTAGAGATGCCCAAGCAGCGCGACCGCCGCATGCGCCTCAAAAGCGCCGAGATACCTACCCTTCACCTATCGTTTAGGAGCATCAACAACCTATTTATTGATGGAAGCGCAAATATAACCTCGCCACGCCCCCTAAAATTCGAAAACCTAGAACTGATGCTAAAAGGAGCGAGCAAGCTGGGCGTAGCGCTTGTGTGCAGCAACCTTACCATCGAAACCAGCGGCGCCGCCTACCTCAAGATAAAAGGGACATCTAGAACCTTTGTTCTGCGCATGAAGGGTTCGGGAATGTTCGACGGCTACAACTTGGTGACCGAAAAGGCCAAGGTGATAATCGAAGGAACGGGCAAGGCGCGGATTAACGCCCAGGAGAGGCTATCCGGCTCCATCAGCGTCTTTGGGACGCTCTTCTACAAGGGAAACCCCATTGTTGACGTCTCGAAAAACTTTGGGATTGTAAAGCAGATACCCTAG
- a CDS encoding 4Fe-4S binding protein, giving the protein MAKIRGAIVVDTEKCKGCSLCVVACPTKVISLAQEVNGKGYNYAYMENSESCIGCASCALVCPDSVITVYKAKVEA; this is encoded by the coding sequence ATGGCAAAAATTCGAGGAGCAATAGTTGTCGACACTGAGAAATGCAAAGGATGTTCTCTTTGCGTTGTTGCTTGTCCAACTAAAGTTATCAGCCTAGCGCAAGAGGTAAATGGTAAAGGCTATAACTACGCTTACATGGAAAATTCAGAGAGCTGCATCGGTTGTGCTAGCTGCGCACTAGTATGTCCCGACAGCGTTATTACGGTTTACAAGGCCAAAGTTGAGGCCTAA
- a CDS encoding helix-turn-helix transcriptional regulator, giving the protein MLKFDVSRVLLMKGIGRPGVYLRKLGYTQGKASRLVNGTTASINLYDLERICLRLNCTPNDLLDWSPSDSEDDIANHALQSIRRKEAAVGLVALVQGLPVEKMQAIEKLILENIGEKNAK; this is encoded by the coding sequence ATGCTAAAGTTCGATGTGTCGAGGGTTCTTCTGATGAAAGGTATCGGAAGACCGGGTGTTTACCTTAGGAAGCTGGGATACACGCAGGGAAAGGCCAGCCGACTGGTTAATGGTACTACGGCCAGCATTAACCTGTACGATTTGGAGCGGATTTGCTTGAGGCTAAACTGTACGCCCAACGATTTGCTGGACTGGTCGCCAAGCGACAGCGAAGACGATATTGCCAACCATGCGCTGCAGTCAATCCGTCGCAAAGAAGCCGCTGTAGGGCTTGTGGCGCTGGTTCAGGGACTTCCGGTAGAGAAGATGCAGGCTATAGAAAAGCTGATTCTCGAAAATATTGGAGAGAAAAACGCTAAGTAA
- a CDS encoding NADP-dependent oxidoreductase, with product MRAIQYDDFGPSSVLKLVDLKLPKPGEGEVLVKVTAAGVNPVDVKIREGLLVSRVPCIFPIIPGWDFSGEVVDHGFAAHRFDIGEKVIGYCRRPTIQHGTYADYITLPEAYITKAPRNIPLKNAAALPLAGLTAFQSLFSHGKLKKHETIVIWGASGGVGSFAIQLATKKEATVIAIASKRNIEYTKKLGAKYAIDYTTQNVEEEVKKLSPEGVDLVFDTIGGETFRRSFDIVKRKGRVISIIENIKEASLLPKPEIEYHYCFVEPNSSNLNSLREMVENGELKIHVDAEYPLEEAAKAQEMVEKGHTRGKIIITMD from the coding sequence ATGAGAGCAATTCAATACGACGATTTTGGACCTTCGTCGGTTCTAAAACTCGTCGACCTAAAGCTACCAAAACCGGGAGAAGGCGAGGTTCTTGTTAAGGTAACCGCAGCAGGCGTAAACCCTGTCGACGTAAAAATAAGGGAAGGACTACTAGTCAGCCGTGTTCCCTGCATATTCCCCATTATACCAGGATGGGATTTTTCGGGCGAAGTTGTTGACCACGGCTTTGCCGCTCACCGCTTCGATATAGGTGAGAAGGTTATTGGCTACTGCCGCAGGCCAACCATACAGCATGGCACCTATGCAGATTACATAACTCTTCCTGAAGCCTATATTACCAAGGCTCCCCGAAACATTCCCCTAAAAAATGCGGCGGCGCTACCACTTGCAGGCCTAACCGCCTTCCAATCGCTATTTTCCCATGGCAAGTTGAAGAAACATGAGACGATCGTTATTTGGGGGGCATCGGGTGGTGTTGGCTCGTTTGCCATTCAGCTGGCAACAAAAAAGGAGGCTACGGTAATAGCCATCGCAAGCAAAAGGAATATAGAGTACACCAAAAAACTTGGAGCAAAATATGCCATCGACTACACCACTCAAAATGTAGAAGAAGAGGTAAAAAAGTTATCACCAGAAGGAGTCGACCTCGTATTCGACACCATTGGAGGAGAAACATTCAGACGAAGCTTCGACATCGTAAAGAGAAAGGGCAGGGTTATATCCATAATCGAAAATATTAAAGAAGCATCGCTTCTACCTAAACCCGAAATTGAGTACCACTACTGCTTTGTTGAGCCAAACTCTTCGAACCTAAACAGCTTACGCGAAATGGTGGAGAATGGCGAGCTTAAAATTCATGTAGACGCGGAGTACCCGCTCGAAGAGGCTGCAAAAGCGCAAGAAATGGTAGAAAAGGGGCACACAAGAGGGAAAATAATAATCACAATGGACTAA
- a CDS encoding inorganic phosphate transporter, protein MQNLLRFINTHFFMLGIDTVHFIMLVLLVIATAAFEFINGFHDTANAVATVIYTNSLKPKTAVIWSGLWNVLGVYVGGVAVAMGIMHLIPAEMLADHNVYKAMALIWAIILTAIAWNFFTWYYGIPCSSSHTLIGAIFGAGLAYTLLHPESSVVLNWQKIIDIGLALLITPVLGFVLALGMMYILFKVVKKKKIFKEPKEKKAPPFWIRSLMIFTSTCVSFSHGSNDGQKGVGLMMMILVALAPAYFALDNNKDPRDLVESIQRVESVLNRVDSTKLSYGEKQTVAISVAKFNALAADLSKVDKFSELPHNVVADARVDLTNSAKKLKALEEENSDAFVGVNKRDIKRFKSDLKGIDSYAEYVPIWVILLISISLGLGTMIGWKRIVVTISEKIGKTQMSYAQGATSGVIAASTISLSSVIGLPVSTTHILSSGIAGSMVASGGLKNLQTKTLKNIGIAWLVTLPITILVSGLLYWLFLSIIN, encoded by the coding sequence TTGCAAAATTTGCTCCGCTTTATAAACACTCATTTTTTTATGTTAGGAATAGATACGGTGCATTTTATCATGCTAGTATTGTTGGTGATAGCAACTGCTGCCTTTGAGTTCATCAACGGGTTTCACGATACAGCAAATGCTGTTGCGACGGTAATTTACACCAATTCGCTTAAGCCTAAGACTGCTGTAATTTGGTCTGGATTGTGGAATGTTCTGGGCGTGTACGTAGGAGGAGTTGCTGTGGCAATGGGTATTATGCACCTTATACCTGCAGAGATGCTTGCTGACCACAACGTATACAAGGCAATGGCATTAATTTGGGCAATTATTCTTACGGCTATAGCCTGGAACTTCTTTACTTGGTACTACGGTATTCCTTGTTCGAGTTCGCATACGCTTATTGGTGCTATTTTTGGCGCAGGGTTGGCTTACACTCTGCTACATCCCGAATCTTCTGTTGTTCTAAACTGGCAAAAGATTATTGATATAGGATTAGCCTTGCTGATCACCCCTGTTTTGGGATTTGTACTAGCGTTAGGGATGATGTACATTCTGTTTAAGGTGGTAAAGAAGAAAAAGATTTTCAAGGAGCCTAAGGAGAAGAAAGCGCCTCCTTTTTGGATACGCTCTTTAATGATATTTACCTCTACCTGCGTAAGTTTCTCGCACGGGTCTAACGATGGGCAGAAGGGGGTTGGCTTAATGATGATGATTCTTGTAGCTCTTGCACCAGCATACTTTGCCCTTGATAATAATAAGGATCCTAGGGATTTGGTTGAAAGCATCCAGCGTGTAGAGTCTGTTCTTAATAGGGTAGATTCAACCAAATTAAGTTATGGAGAGAAGCAAACCGTAGCTATATCTGTTGCAAAGTTTAATGCTTTGGCTGCTGATTTATCTAAGGTAGATAAGTTTAGCGAACTGCCTCATAATGTAGTTGCTGATGCTAGGGTGGACCTTACTAATTCTGCAAAAAAACTAAAAGCCTTAGAGGAAGAAAATAGCGATGCCTTTGTTGGCGTAAATAAACGAGATATTAAGCGTTTTAAAAGTGATTTAAAAGGGATTGATAGCTATGCTGAATATGTTCCTATATGGGTAATTCTTTTAATTTCCATTTCATTAGGTCTTGGTACTATGATAGGATGGAAGCGAATAGTAGTTACCATTAGCGAGAAAATTGGGAAAACGCAGATGTCATATGCTCAAGGGGCAACATCTGGAGTTATTGCTGCTTCTACTATTTCACTATCGTCGGTTATCGGTTTGCCTGTTAGTACAACGCATATTTTATCGTCGGGGATTGCGGGTTCGATGGTTGCAAGTGGAGGTTTGAAGAACCTTCAGACAAAAACTCTGAAGAACATTGGAATTGCTTGGTTGGTAACCCTGCCTATTACCATTTTGGTGTCAGGATTGCTGTATTGGCTATTCCTTTCAATTATAAATTAG
- the trmD gene encoding tRNA (guanosine(37)-N1)-methyltransferase TrmD, whose translation MRIDILTIHPELLESPFNHSIIKRAKQKGLVDIAIHNIRDYSTDKHKSVDDYAFGGDAGMVMMCDPIFRCIEKLKSERHYDEIIYVTPDGKTLKQGISNRLATFENIIILCGHYKGVDHRIREHLVTLEISIGDYVLSGGELAAAVIVDSIVRIVPGAISDETSALTDSFQDGLLAPPVYTRPAVYNGWEVPAVLLSGNFKEISKWQEEQAIMRTQQLRPDLLED comes from the coding sequence ATGAGAATTGACATTCTTACAATTCACCCCGAGCTTCTCGAAAGTCCGTTTAACCATTCCATTATAAAACGAGCCAAACAAAAAGGGCTTGTTGACATTGCTATTCATAACATCAGAGACTACAGCACTGACAAACACAAGAGCGTAGACGATTACGCATTTGGGGGCGATGCCGGCATGGTAATGATGTGTGATCCGATCTTCCGATGCATTGAAAAACTGAAATCGGAACGCCACTACGACGAGATCATATACGTTACCCCCGATGGAAAGACGCTTAAGCAGGGAATCTCGAATCGCCTGGCCACCTTCGAAAACATCATCATCCTTTGCGGACACTACAAAGGGGTCGACCATCGTATTCGCGAACATCTGGTAACGCTCGAAATTTCGATTGGCGACTACGTTCTTTCGGGTGGCGAGTTGGCTGCCGCCGTTATTGTAGATAGCATAGTGCGAATTGTGCCTGGCGCTATTTCCGATGAGACCTCGGCATTGACCGACTCGTTTCAGGATGGGCTGCTTGCTCCACCGGTTTACACCCGACCTGCTGTATACAATGGCTGGGAAGTGCCAGCGGTCCTACTTTCCGGAAACTTCAAGGAAATTAGCAAGTGGCAGGAAGAGCAAGCCATAATGCGAACCCAACAGCTCCGCCCCGACCTACTGGAAGATTAA
- a CDS encoding 2-oxoacid:acceptor oxidoreductase family protein, with the protein MKEEIIIAGFGGQGVLSMGKILAYSGIMQGQEVTWMPSYGPEMRGGTANVTVILSDDRISSPIVHEYDTAIILNQQSMDKFAELVKPGGVLIYDPNGIVNHPTRKDINIYRIEAAEEAARMNNAKAFNMIVLGGFLSLKPIVKMENVRKGLEKSLPARHHHLIPMNEEAIQKGMETVKAVNVL; encoded by the coding sequence ATGAAAGAAGAAATCATTATAGCAGGATTTGGTGGACAAGGCGTTCTATCAATGGGAAAAATTCTCGCCTACTCGGGCATCATGCAGGGCCAAGAGGTAACCTGGATGCCTTCGTACGGCCCCGAAATGCGTGGTGGTACTGCTAACGTTACCGTAATCCTAAGCGACGACCGTATCAGTTCGCCCATCGTGCACGAGTACGATACGGCCATCATCCTTAACCAGCAGTCGATGGATAAGTTTGCCGAGTTGGTAAAGCCCGGTGGCGTGCTTATTTACGATCCTAACGGAATCGTAAACCATCCTACCCGTAAGGATATCAACATTTACAGGATAGAGGCTGCCGAGGAAGCTGCTCGCATGAACAACGCTAAAGCGTTTAACATGATCGTACTTGGCGGATTCCTAAGCCTAAAGCCTATCGTAAAGATGGAAAACGTGCGCAAGGGGCTCGAAAAGTCGCTTCCTGCCCGTCACCACCACCTTATTCCAATGAACGAGGAGGCTATCCAAAAGGGGATGGAAACTGTAAAGGCGGTTAATGTGCTTTAA
- a CDS encoding pyridoxal phosphate-dependent aminotransferase: MDRLKRESGIASIGKASIRELVKLVNQIESATNSQFVKMEMGVPGLATPSIAIEAEIEALRNGVTSIYPNIEGIAPLKREAARFVKNFLDIDVREEGCIPTVGSMQGGMAAFMVAGRYDKAKDNVLFIDPGFPVQKNQLKMLGMKYETFDVYNYRGEKLRSKLEKYLQQGNISCIIYSNPNNPSWVCFTEKELQIIGDLATQYDVVVIEDLAYFAMDFRTDKSKPGVPPYQPTVAKYTDNYLMLISGSKAFSYAGQRIGCVVISDVLFSRRFPDLKRYFPSDEFGKAMIFGPIYGLSSGVAHSVQYGFAALLKAVNDGEYNFVKDTREYGEKAKVLKQVFEQNGFHIVYDRDEDKILADGFYFTVGYQNLTGEELVEELLYYGISAISLSTTGSNREGIRACVSQVVRSQFDVLNERLKKFNENHKVDKAVAKSAAL; the protein is encoded by the coding sequence GTGGATCGGTTGAAGCGCGAATCAGGTATTGCAAGTATAGGCAAAGCCTCTATACGCGAACTTGTTAAATTGGTAAACCAAATTGAAAGTGCAACCAATTCCCAGTTTGTAAAGATGGAGATGGGGGTGCCAGGATTAGCAACACCATCCATTGCTATTGAGGCAGAAATTGAGGCATTGAGGAATGGAGTTACATCGATTTACCCAAATATTGAAGGTATTGCTCCTTTAAAAAGAGAGGCTGCTCGATTTGTGAAGAATTTCCTCGACATAGATGTTCGCGAAGAGGGATGCATTCCAACTGTTGGTTCGATGCAAGGAGGAATGGCTGCTTTTATGGTTGCTGGCAGGTACGATAAGGCTAAGGATAATGTTCTTTTCATCGATCCAGGCTTTCCTGTTCAGAAAAACCAGCTAAAGATGCTTGGAATGAAGTACGAGACGTTTGATGTTTACAACTATCGTGGAGAGAAGTTGCGATCGAAGTTGGAAAAGTACTTGCAGCAGGGCAACATTTCGTGCATCATCTACTCAAATCCGAATAATCCAAGTTGGGTTTGTTTTACCGAGAAGGAACTACAAATAATTGGTGACTTGGCAACTCAATACGATGTAGTAGTAATTGAGGATTTAGCCTATTTCGCTATGGATTTTAGAACGGATAAGTCTAAGCCTGGTGTGCCACCATATCAGCCAACTGTTGCCAAATATACCGACAACTACCTGATGCTTATCTCGGGGTCGAAGGCATTCAGTTATGCTGGGCAGCGCATTGGCTGCGTGGTAATATCCGATGTGCTTTTTAGCCGTCGTTTCCCCGATCTAAAGCGCTACTTTCCCAGTGACGAATTTGGTAAGGCTATGATTTTTGGTCCGATTTACGGTCTTTCTTCTGGTGTTGCCCACTCGGTTCAGTACGGATTTGCAGCGCTTCTAAAGGCTGTGAACGATGGGGAGTACAACTTTGTTAAGGATACGCGTGAGTATGGCGAGAAGGCTAAAGTCTTGAAGCAGGTATTTGAGCAAAACGGCTTTCATATCGTTTACGACAGAGATGAGGATAAAATACTTGCCGATGGATTCTACTTTACCGTTGGCTACCAAAATCTAACAGGCGAAGAACTCGTAGAAGAGCTGCTTTACTATGGCATAAGCGCTATTTCGCTAAGTACAACCGGAAGCAACCGCGAGGGAATTCGGGCTTGCGTATCGCAGGTTGTCCGAAGCCAGTTCGATGTTCTGAATGAACGCTTGAAAAAATTTAACGAGAATCATAAGGTAGACAAGGCCGTTGCCAAATCTGCCGCATTATAA
- a CDS encoding 3-methyl-2-oxobutanoate dehydrogenase subunit VorB encodes MKELRLMKGNEAVAEAAIRCGCDGYFGYPITPQSEVMETLMVRKPWEQTGMVVLQAESETSSINMLYGGAATGKKVMTSSSSPGVSLMCEGLTYLAGAELPCLVVNVVRGGPGLGTIQPAQSDYFQAVKGGGHGDYHMIVLAPASVQEMYDFVDLSFELAFKYRTPAMILSDGVIGQMMEKVYLDDYKPRWSKEDILKLHGEWACTGKTADRERHIATSLELESARQEQFNHKLQAKYNTIREKEVRCEEIMCEDADYIIVAYGSSARISSKAVELCRAEGLKVGLLRPITLFPYPTKEIQAHLSHVKGFLSVEMSAGQMVEDVRLAVNGKVPVYHYGRYGGMIPSPNEVVDAIKTNFLGGK; translated from the coding sequence ATGAAAGAGCTAAGGCTAATGAAGGGGAATGAGGCTGTTGCAGAAGCTGCAATTCGTTGTGGTTGCGATGGCTATTTTGGATATCCAATTACCCCACAGTCCGAAGTAATGGAAACCCTAATGGTGAGAAAGCCATGGGAACAGACCGGGATGGTTGTTTTGCAGGCCGAAAGCGAAACGTCATCCATCAATATGCTCTACGGTGGTGCTGCTACCGGGAAAAAGGTAATGACTTCATCTTCGTCGCCAGGCGTTAGCCTTATGTGCGAAGGTTTGACATATTTGGCAGGTGCCGAGCTTCCTTGCTTGGTGGTTAACGTTGTTCGTGGAGGCCCAGGTCTTGGAACCATTCAGCCAGCACAGTCGGACTACTTCCAAGCCGTTAAGGGTGGTGGACACGGCGATTATCACATGATCGTTCTTGCACCAGCTTCGGTTCAGGAGATGTACGATTTCGTTGATCTATCCTTCGAACTTGCATTTAAGTATCGTACTCCAGCCATGATCCTATCTGACGGCGTTATCGGTCAGATGATGGAGAAGGTTTACCTTGATGACTACAAGCCACGCTGGTCTAAGGAGGATATCTTGAAGTTGCATGGCGAATGGGCTTGCACCGGTAAGACTGCCGATCGTGAGCGTCATATTGCAACATCGTTGGAGCTTGAGTCTGCTCGTCAGGAGCAGTTCAACCATAAGCTACAGGCTAAGTACAATACTATTCGCGAAAAAGAGGTTCGCTGCGAGGAGATCATGTGTGAGGATGCTGACTACATCATCGTTGCCTACGGTTCATCGGCCCGTATATCGTCGAAGGCGGTTGAGCTTTGCCGTGCCGAAGGGCTAAAGGTTGGGCTTCTTCGTCCAATCACCCTGTTCCCTTATCCTACCAAGGAAATTCAGGCTCACCTTTCGCACGTAAAGGGATTCCTTTCTGTTGAAATGAGCGCTGGACAAATGGTTGAGGATGTACGACTAGCCGTAAACGGAAAGGTTCCTGTTTACCACTACGGTAGGTATGGCGGTATGATCCCTTCGCCAAACGAGGTGGTTGATGCAATTAAGACTAACTTCTTAGGAGGAAAATAG
- a CDS encoding thiamine pyrophosphate-dependent enzyme, with protein MLVQDIVKPENLVYEKAKVLTNNVMHYCPGCTHGVIHKLIAEVIDEMGIQEDTIGVSPVGCSVLAYNYLDIDWLQAAHGRAPALATAAKRLNPEKHIFTYQGDGDLASIGTAEIMHACNRGENIVVIFVNNAIYGMTGGQMAPTTLIGQKTATTPYGRSVELNGHPLRITELIAQLPGTSYVTRQSAQTPAAVRKAKKAIRKAFENAAARKGTSFVEVVGTCNSGWKLSPVKSNQWMEENMFPFYPLGDLKDE; from the coding sequence ATTTTAGTACAAGATATCGTTAAACCAGAAAACTTGGTTTACGAAAAAGCAAAAGTGCTTACCAATAATGTAATGCACTACTGTCCTGGTTGTACCCACGGCGTTATTCATAAGCTGATTGCCGAGGTTATTGACGAAATGGGCATTCAGGAAGATACCATTGGCGTATCGCCAGTAGGTTGTTCGGTGTTGGCCTACAACTACCTCGACATCGATTGGTTGCAAGCCGCTCACGGCCGTGCTCCCGCATTGGCTACCGCTGCAAAGCGCCTAAACCCAGAGAAGCACATCTTCACCTACCAAGGTGATGGCGACCTTGCTTCGATTGGTACTGCCGAAATCATGCACGCCTGCAACCGTGGCGAGAACATTGTAGTGATCTTCGTTAACAACGCCATCTACGGTATGACTGGAGGACAAATGGCTCCAACTACCCTGATTGGCCAAAAAACGGCAACCACCCCATACGGACGTTCGGTTGAGCTTAACGGACACCCATTGCGCATCACCGAGCTTATCGCTCAGCTGCCCGGTACATCGTATGTAACCCGCCAGAGCGCTCAAACTCCTGCTGCCGTTCGTAAGGCCAAGAAGGCAATTCGCAAGGCATTCGAGAATGCGGCTGCCCGTAAGGGAACCTCGTTTGTAGAGGTGGTAGGTACCTGCAACTCGGGTTGGAAGCTATCTCCAGTAAAATCGAACCAGTGGATGGAGGAAAACATGTTCCCATTCTATCCGCTTGGCGATCTTAAAGACGAATAG
- a CDS encoding serine hydrolase yields the protein MKLSSRVPDSHYLFRYLAFAFATKAKQSVFDFRYFPFKVLKGDENIALDTNLDSSIGRIPIAHNNLAQTLDELVRHTDTLSFLVLKDGKVAYEYYADGINGRTPMLCYSITKSIFASYLSVLESGGVISFSDALRKYHSHLPDFVANRTFQSLMNMESGIRYRHGKSPFTDMAKFWLSPDIRKDLRSIKPCCEGNGYFYYNDIHLHLLTRMVDSRISDLSVDINHNFWQHLKPTSNALFCMDSLEGRYLKMDGGMAVAPYDLAKFGLLYGNDGTIYGKQLLNSEWCANLKSSDDVRTDLEYWDLYRQMKHDWYSIFSQERTYYKNFWWGVKQDEGPNDIYAMGILGQFVYVSTRNNVVIVRQGNSWGVKGWWPYIFEELASKV from the coding sequence ATGAAATTAAGCAGTAGGGTTCCCGATTCTCATTACCTATTTCGATACTTAGCGTTTGCATTTGCTACTAAAGCAAAGCAGTCGGTCTTCGATTTTCGTTATTTCCCTTTTAAGGTTTTAAAAGGTGATGAGAATATTGCTTTGGATACCAATCTAGATTCCTCGATTGGCAGAATTCCAATTGCTCATAATAATCTAGCGCAAACTCTTGATGAGTTAGTTCGACATACAGATACCCTTTCGTTCTTAGTTTTAAAGGATGGGAAAGTTGCCTACGAATACTATGCTGATGGAATTAATGGGCGAACACCTATGCTGTGCTACTCAATTACCAAAAGTATCTTTGCAAGTTACTTGTCTGTACTAGAAAGCGGTGGAGTTATTTCCTTTTCCGATGCGTTGAGAAAGTATCATAGTCATTTGCCAGACTTTGTTGCAAATCGAACTTTTCAGAGCTTGATGAACATGGAGTCGGGTATACGTTATAGGCATGGTAAAAGCCCTTTTACCGATATGGCGAAGTTTTGGCTATCTCCAGATATTCGAAAGGATTTAAGATCAATAAAGCCTTGCTGCGAGGGTAATGGCTATTTTTACTACAACGATATCCATTTGCACCTGCTCACCCGAATGGTAGATAGCCGGATTTCCGACTTGTCGGTAGATATCAACCATAATTTTTGGCAGCACCTAAAGCCTACTTCAAATGCGCTTTTCTGCATGGATAGCTTAGAGGGGAGGTATTTGAAGATGGATGGGGGTATGGCAGTTGCGCCTTACGATTTGGCTAAGTTTGGCTTACTCTATGGTAATGACGGCACGATTTATGGGAAGCAGCTGCTTAATAGCGAATGGTGTGCTAACCTAAAGAGTTCGGATGACGTAAGAACCGATTTGGAGTACTGGGATTTATATCGCCAAATGAAGCACGATTGGTATTCAATCTTTAGTCAAGAACGTACCTATTACAAGAATTTTTGGTGGGGAGTTAAGCAGGATGAAGGTCCAAACGACATATATGCAATGGGGATTTTGGGGCAGTTTGTCTATGTCTCTACTCGGAATAATGTTGTTATTGTGAGGCAGGGCAATAGTTGGGGGGTGAAAGGCTGGTGGCCCTACATATTCGAGGAGTTAGCTTCTAAAGTCTAG